The following proteins are encoded in a genomic region of Streptomyces sp. NBC_01723:
- a CDS encoding nucleoside triphosphate pyrophosphohydrolase — translation MGSYGKLVRDRIPEIIAADGREPITYVASPGEYHRRLREKLTEEVAEFLSADDAVALGELADVLEVVHALAMSLGIDSVALEELRQAKKRERGGFTRRIVWTGNR, via the coding sequence ATGGGCAGTTACGGAAAGTTGGTAAGGGACCGTATCCCTGAAATCATCGCAGCCGATGGGCGCGAGCCGATCACATACGTTGCCTCACCCGGCGAATACCACAGAAGGCTCCGGGAAAAGCTGACCGAAGAAGTCGCCGAATTTCTCTCCGCGGACGATGCTGTTGCCTTAGGCGAGCTTGCCGACGTCTTGGAAGTCGTCCATGCCCTCGCTATGAGCCTCGGCATCGACTCGGTAGCGCTAGAAGAACTGCGCCAGGCAAAGAAGCGGGAGAGAGGCGGTTTCACACGTCGAATCGTCTGGACGGGAAACCGGTGA